Sequence from the Paludisphaera rhizosphaerae genome:
TCAGCTCGGCGCGGGCGTCGTCGCGCCGATTCGCCGCCTTGTAATAGTCGGCCAGAGTCTGGTGGAGCTGGACCGAGTTGGGGGTCGTCTTGAGTTGGTCCTTGACCCTGCCGATCAACTCGTCGAGCCGACCTGAGCGGGCGAGCACCTGCACGGCCGCGGCGCGGGCCTGTTCAGGGCTCGCCGTGGTCGAGGAAACCGAGTAGCCGTAGGGGTTGGAGCGGGTGGGGAGCGTGCTCCGGAGGATCTGCTGGGCCACCTGGACGGCGGCTTCGTTGTTGCGGTCCTTCTGGTGCTGGAGCATCAGGCCGACGAGCGACGAGGCCTTGTTGCCGGCTCGTCGACGAGCCCGGTTCAGCACCGCCTCGCTCAACTCGCCGAGCCCGAGCTGGCCCATCTGGCCGGCCAGGCGGACTTGCGTGTCGGTGTCGAGCCGGAGGCCGAAGAGGCGCTCGGCGGCGTGGCGGGCGCGTTCCAGGTCGCCCGTCAGGATGGCCAGCCGGAGCGCCTGCTCTTCTTTACGCTGGGTCGTGGCGTTGTCCAGCGGCTTGACGGCGTCGACCACTGTGAGCGCCTCGGCAGGGTCGCCGCGCTGTTCCAGCAGGTCGGCGAGAACGAGCCGCATGTCGGAGTCGGTCTTGGTGTGCTCGACGGCCTTCGAGAATTCGGTGATCGCGGCGTCCTTATCGTCGTCCCACCAGTGAACGTAGCTGAGCGCTAGCCGCGGCAGGACGGCGTCGCCGTCGGATTGGGCCTCGTCGGCGAGTTTGCGGAGATGAGCGGCCAGGTCGCTGGACAGGTCCTGGCGCTTGAACTCGTCGTAGGCCGTTCGGACCACGCCGATCGCCCCCTCGTCGAAATACTCGTTGGCGGTAGGGAAGGAGAACCGCGACGAGGTCTGCGTATTGCCGTTCCAGACCATGACGTAGGAGAGAGAGTTGGCGGTCGAGCGGGGCCGGCCGGGGCGCCGTTGCTGGGCGGCCCGGCGCATTGCCGCGAACTGGTCGTCGAGCAGCCTGAAGGCGTCGGCGGAGTTCTTCTCGCGGAGCCGTAGGGATACGGCGCGGGCCCGGGCCGACGCCGGCGGGGCCATATAGGCGGGCTGTTGGGTCTTGGGCCCGAGGCGCTCGTACTTGTCGGAGAGGGCGCGGATCGTCTCGACGTCGGCTCGCTGACCGGCGAGCGCCAGCGCCATCGACAACTGCTCGGCGTTCTCGGCCGAGGCGACCGTCTCCCGGAAGATGCGATCGCCGTCGGCCTCGCGTTTGGCCCGCTTCAGCTCGGTGGTCACGGCGCCGAGAACGACCGAGTCGACCAGCTCGGGACGCCGGCGGCGGAGGTTCTCGTAGCAAGCGAGGAGGTGTTCCAGCTCGGCCGGGGGGAGGGGCGGCGTGCGGTCGACGTTGTCCTGGCCGACCCTGGAGTAGACCCGCTGGCCGGCCGCCGAGCGCCGATTCGTGACGCCGTACAGGACCGCCCAGAGGGCCGAGGGATCCGTGGGGGTCGCCTTGCTCAGATCAACGGCCGTCTTGTAGGCCTCCGGGTAGTCGAAGCGGATCTGACTGAGCCAGTACCAGTCCCAGAGCGCCGTCGGATCGGCGGGGGTCGCCTCCCTGGCCTTGCGGAAAGCGGCGAGAGTCTCCTCCTCCTTGTGGGTTTTCATGGCCGTGGAGAGGGTCCAGGCCAGGGCGGCCAGACGCGCCTGGCCGAAGTCCTGCGGCGTCCAGGCGTACGACTGCGAGCGCAGGTAGGCGTCGCGGGACTCGACGCTGGTCACGATGCGGATCTGGTAGATCGCGTTGATCCGCTCCTGAAGCGGCGGGACGGTGATGCGTTGGAGCGCCGAGGGCCGGGCGGCCGAGGAGGCTGTCTTGGGATCTCGGCTGCGGGCCTTGGCCACGGCGCCCTTTTCGTCGTCGGCCACGGCGCCCCGGAGATCCATCAGCGTTCGGAAACGGGCGACGGCGTCCTCGGGCCGCTTGAGCGCGACGAGCGCGACGCCCTCTCGGTAAAGCGCCTCCCAGTCTCGCGGATCCTTGCGGAGGAGGCCCTCGACGACCTCCAAGGCGGCCTTGGGCTTGTCGTTGGCGAGGAGGCTGTCGATCGCCGGGAAGACCTTGTCGGGCTGGCTCTTGCCGGCCGCCAGTTTGGACCAGACGGCCTGCGCCTCTTCCATCTCGTTGAGGCGAACGTAGAGTTGGGCCAGCTTGTTCGAGGCGTCGTCGGCGGGGGCCAACTCGACGAGTTGCTTCTGATACTTCGCCGCGCTCTCGAAGTCGCCCTCTTCCTCAGAGAGCTTGACCAACTGCTGGAGCAATCGCGGGTCGCGGGCGTCGGCGGCGAGGAGCCGCTCCAGCTCGGAGCGCGCCTGGCCGAGGTCGCCCGAAGAGGCGTACGCCTGCGCCAGGCACACGGCCAACTCGCGCTGCTGGTCCTGGCGGCGGTTCTCCTGAACGTCGCCTTGAAGCCGGGCGAGCAGGCGGTCGAACTGGTTTCGCTGAAGGTAAAGGTCCGTCAGACGCGGGACGATCCCGAGCTTGGCGTCGAGATCCTCGGCCCGCTCGAAGGCCTTCCAGTAGACCTCGACGGCCTCCTCCGTGCGGAATTGCCCGGCGAGCGTCTCGGCCAGGGCCAGGGTGATCTTCGAATCGTTGGGGTCGATCCGCACGGCGCGGCGGAGGGCGTCAAGCCCCTCGTCGTTGCGCCCGAGCTGGAAGCACAATTCCGAGAGGAATTGATAGTGCTCCGGGTTGCCCGGCGCGGCGGCGATCAGGTCGTGGGCCGCCTTCAGCGCCGCGTCGGCCCGGCCCAGGCGGGCCTCCAGCTTGGCGACGCCCGTCAGGTATTCGGCCCGGTTGCGACGGTCGACGTCGGCCAGCCGGCGATAGGCCTCGGCTGCTCCGCCCAGGTCGCCCGACGATTCGCGCAGGCGGGCGGCGAGCGTCCAGGCCGGGATCGACTTCGGATCGACCTCGACGGCCTTCTCCACGGCCTGGACGGCCTCGGCGGTCTTCGACTCGGCGTCGAGATAACGAGCCAGCCGAGCCCAGAGAGCCGAGACGGCCGCGGGAGCGGCGCCCGCTGCGGCCTTCGCGTCCAGGTCCTTGCGAATCTCCGCCGAGCGATCCGCCAGACGTCCGGCGCCGGCGTCGTTCTTCACCTGGGCTTCGACGGCCGCGACCTTCTCCTCGTCCTTCTCGGCGAAGCGCTCGGCGGCGTCGAGTTGGGCCTTCGCCTCGTCGTAGCGCGACGATTTGTGGAGCAGGTCGGCGAACTTCATCCGCAGGCCGTAGTCGTCGGCGTCCAGGGCCACCGCCTCAGTGAGCGGGGCGACGGCCTCAGACAGATAGCCGAAGCCCGAGAGGACTTCGCCCAGGCGGGTCAGCCCCTTGGAGTTGTGGTTGGGCCCCTCCGCGATCTTCGCCCAGGCGGCCTTGGCCTCGTCCGGCCGCTTCAACGAGTGGAGATATTCGCCCAGGTACTCGTGGTACTGGACGTCGCTCGGGGCCAGTTCGATCGCCTTGCGGTAGAGCGCCAGCGCCTCGTCCACGACGCCGGCCTGCCGGAAGAGGTCGGCGACCTGCGCGGTGACGACGGGGTCCTTGGGACGCGCGGCCAGCATCCGCCGCCAGACCTCTCCCGCGTCCGCCTTACGCTGGGCTTCCGGCTTGGTGGTGTCGTGCAGGAGCAGGGCGCCCCACTCGCGAAGGACGTCGGGATCGTCGGGCTGGGCCTCGTCCATCGCCTTGTACTGCGCGGCGGCCTCGGCGATTTTCTGATCCTGGACGAGTTGGCCGATCAGCGCGAGTCGCAGATCCTTCCGTGAGGGGGCGAGCTTCACGGCCTTCTCGAACCAGATCTGCGAGGCCGACGCCCTCCCCTGCGCGGCCAGCGAACGGCCCAGGCGAACCAGAGCGTCGACGTCTTCGGGGTGCTTCTCGATCCACTTCTCGTAATACGTCGCCAACCCCGCGCGGTCGTCGCCGCGGAGGAAGACTTCCTCGATCTTCTGGCGGGATTCGCGGTAGAGCCAGCTATCGGGGCGAAGCTGCCCGAGGAGCTTCTCGAAGTCGCGGAGAGCCTCGTCGGAACGGCCGAGGCGCACCTTCAAGTCGGCGGCCTGCATGCCGAGCTGGACGCGCCGGAACGGGTCGGTGGTCTTGGCGGCGAGGGCCTCGTATCGCGCCAGGGCCGGGGCGTTCTGGCCCTCCTCGGCCAGGGCCGAGGCGATCTGCTCCTGGACTCGTTGATCGTTGGGGAAGCTCTCTTCGAGCCGCTTCCAGACCTTAAGGGCGTCCTCGGTCTTCTGGGTCCGCTGATAGACGCGGCCGAGGGCCTGGAAGACCTCCAGTAAGTCGTTGCGCGTCGGCTTGCGCGCGATGGCCTGTTCAAAGGCCGCGGCGGCGGCCTCCGGCTGGCCGACCATCAGCAGGGCCTGGCCAAGATAGTACGAGGGGAGCGGGTCGTCGGGGCGCATGGCCTCGGCCTTGCGCAGGGCCTCGACGGACGCCGCGTCGCGGCCGCGCTGGCCTTCGACGAGGCCCAGGATCATCCAGGCGACGCCGTCGTCCGGCTTCGCCGCGACGCGATCGGCGTAGGTCTTGACGAAAGAGTCGAGCGTCCCGCGCTCGACGTGATAGCCGTAGACGCGGTCGAGCGCCGTCCCCTTGCGCGGGGCCTTCTCCAGCAGGGAGAGGAACCGCCGTTGCGTCTCCTCCTGACGTTTCTCCTCGGCGTCCGCCGGGTCGTCGGTCTTCGCGGCGTTGGACCGCGCCGCTTGCTGGGCGAGGGCCTGCGGCGCGAACATCGCCGCGGCGATCATGGGCGGGAGGAGTAGGCGAAGCCGAAGGATGCGGCTCGTCGACATGGTGCGGCCCTCTCCAGGGTGACGGACGACGGGATCGACCCCGCCCGGCGCAGGATAACGGTGTCCTAGAAGACTCGTCAACCAGTTCCGGACATTTGTAAAAAACCTCAAGCGATTCGGATTCTGGTTGAGGAACCCGTTCCCGGCCGCTACGATTTCCGACGTCTGTCCGAAATACGGCCCCGATCCATCGCCTCGAGGAACCGAGCGGCATGACGAGCGATCCCGAAGCCATCAAGGAACAGCTCGACCGTTTCCGCGCCGACTTCGACGCCCTCCGGGCCGAGATCGGCAAGGTAATCGTCGGCAACCGCGAGATCGTCGACGGCGTGCTGCTGGCCCTGATCGCCGGCGGGCACGTCCTGCTCGAAGGCGTGCCGGGGCTGGGCAAGACGCTGCTGGTCCGCACGCTGTCGGACGCCCTCCACCTGAAGTTCCAGCGCATCCAGTTCACGCCCGACCTCATGCCGGCCGACCTGATCGGTACGAATGTGGTCCTGGAAAATCCCGAGGGAGGCCGCCGGTTCGAGTTCCAGCCGGGGCCGGTCTTCTCGAACCTCGTCCTCGCCGACGAGATCAACCGGGCGACGCCCAAGACCCAGTCCGCCCTGCTGGAAGCCATGCAGGAGCGGTCGGTGACGATCGGCGGCAAGACGCACGACCTCGGCCGGCCGTTCTTCGTCCTGGCGACGCAGAACCCGCTGGAGATGGAAGGGACGTACCCGCTCCCAGAGGCCCAGCTCGACCGCTTCTTCTTCAAGCTTCTGGTGAAGTTCCCCTCGGCCGACGAATTGGAATCCATCATCGACCGGACCACCGAGGCCGCCGAGCCCCGCGCACAGCCGATCTTCGACGGCCATCGCATCGGCGAGCTGTCCAAACTGGCCCGCCAGATCCCCATCGCCGACGAGTTGAAGAAGCACGCCGTCTCGATCATCCTGGCGACCCACCCCGAAGACGAGCGCGCGACCGACATGGTCCGCCGTTACGTCCGCTACGGCTCCAGCCCGCGCGGGGCCCAGTCCGTCATCCTCGCCGCCAAGATCCGCGCGATCCTCGACCACCGCTACCACGTCGCTCGCGAGGACCTGCACGAAGTGGTCCGCCCCGCGCTGCGACACCGCCTGATCCTGAACTTCGAGGGCCAGGCTGAGAACGTCCAGCCCGACGAGGTGCTCGCCGACGTGCTGGAGAAGCTGGAGGCGCCCGCGCTGGTCGGCTGACGACGCCGGACGGATTGGAACGGGATTCCTCGCGGAGACGAGTCCGACATGCCCCCGACGACCGCCGGCTCGCGAACGCCCCTGTTCGACGCCGACTTCATCCAGAAGCTGGAGTATCTCTCGCTCGTTTCGCGACGGGTGTTCCGCGGGCGTTTGCTCGCCCAACGGCGGACGACCCAGCTCGGCGGCGGCGTCGAGTTCGCCGACCACCGCGAGTACGCGCCGGGGGACGACTTCCGGCACCTCGACTGGAACCTATTCGCCCGTCACGACGAGCTGCTTTTGAAGCGGTTCCAGGAGGAGGAAGACCTCCACGTCTACATCCTGCTGGACTGTTCGCGGAGCATGGCGTTCGGCGACCCCTCGAAGTTCGACTACGCCCGACGCGTGGCCGCGGCGCTGGCGTACATCGCCCTAGCCGAGTTGGACCGCGCGGCGGTCTCAGCCTTCGCCGGCGGGATCTTCAACGACTTCCCGCTGACGCGCGGCAAGGCGCGGATTCTGTCGCTGCTCCAGTTCCTCGAACGCCTCCCCGTCCAGGACGGTCCGACCGACCTGGCCCGCGCCGCCCGCGACTTTACCATTCGCACCCAGCGCCGAGGGCTGGTCATCGTCGTCAGCGATCTGTTCGACCCCGCCGGCTTCGAGCGCGGTTTGGACGTCCTCCGCCACAGTCGGTATGAGCCCCACGTCGTCCAGATCTACGACCGTCGCGAGGCCGACCCCGACCTCAAGGGGGACCTGGAACTCTTCGACGTCGAGACGCAGACCGTCGAGAAGGTCACCGTCACCGAGCGCAACCTGAAGCAATACCGCGCGATCTTCGCCGAGTTCCTGGAATCGGTCCAGCGCTACTGCAAGACCTACGGGATCGGCGGGACCTGCACGCCGACCCAGGTCCCGTTCGACGACCTGATCCTGAAGATGATGCGGCAGACGGGGGCCGTCGTATGAACCTCGTCAACCCGACGGGACTCTGGCTGGCGGCGTTGGCGGCCCCCATCATCGGCCTGTACATCCTCAAGATCCGCCTGCGGCGCGCGCCGGTTTCGACCATCCAGTTCTGGCGGCGGATCTACGAGGAGAAGAAGCCCCGGTCCATCTGGCAGCGGCTGCGGCACTGGATCTCATTGGCGCTCCAGCTCGCGTTCCTGGCCCTTCTGACCGTGGCTCTCGCCGACCCGATCTTCCGCTGGCAGCAAGGGCAGGGGAGGCGTCGCGTGCTGGTCCTCGACGACTCCGCCAGCATGAACGCGGCCGACGTCGCGCCCAGCCGGTTCGAGGCGGCACGGGCCGAGTGCCGCCGGATCGTCGACGGCATGCGACTGGGCGACGAGACGGCGGTCATCGCCGTCGGGACGCCCCCGCGTGTGCTCTGCGGGATGACCGACCACCAGCGAACCCTCCGCGACGCCATCGATGCCGCGACTCCCACCGACGGCCCGACCCGGGTCTCCGACGCCGTCGCCCTGGCGCGACGGCTCCTGGCCGACGGCCCCGCCGCCGGCCGCGGGGTGGTCGTCGTCAGCGACGGCGGGTTCGACGGGGCCGCGGAGCTGTCGAAGTCGAACGACGTCGAGATGATCGCCGTGGGCGGCAAGGCGTCGAACATCGGGATCACCCGGCTCCAGGCGCGCAGGAGCCTGCTCGATCCCATCGGCTACGAGATCCTCGTCGAGGTCCTCAACGCCTCCGACGATCCGGCCGAATGCCGGTTGGAGCTGGACCTGGACGACCAGCCGGTCGACGTGGTCCCCCTCAAGCTCAAGCCGGGCGAGCGCGTGACGCAGATCTTCGAGAAGGCCTCGGCCGACGGCGGCCTGCTTCGGGCGAAGGTCGACCACGGCGGCGCTCTGGCGGCCGACGACTCCGCCGTCGCCCTCTTGCCCAAACGCAGCCGGCGCAAGGTGCGGTTGGAGACGGCCGGCGACCTCTTCCTTGAGAAGGTCTTCGAGGCCATGCCCCTGGTCGACTTGGAGGTCGTCAAGGACCCCGCCGCGAAGCCCTCGCCGGGCGCCCCGCCGGCGCTCACCGTCTTCGACGGCCGCACGCCTGAAGTCCTGCCTCCCGGTCCGATCCTCGTCATCTCGCCCGAGTCGTCCAGCGCCCTCTGGAAGGTTGCGGACAAGATCCAGGATCCGGTGGTCGCCAAGCAGGACGGCGACTCCCCCTTGATGACCCACATTCGCCTCGACCGCATCCTGATGCCCGAGGCGCGCAAGCTCGTCCTGGAAGCGTCCGCTAAACCGAAGGTCCTCGCCGAGACGGCCACCGGCGACCCGCTGTACGCCGTGCTCGACCGCCCCGAAGGGAAGGTGGTCGTCCTGACCGTCGACCTCGACAAGAGCGACCTGCCGCTGCAGACCGCGTTCCCGATCATGACCACGAACCTGCTGAGCTGGCTCTCGGGCTCGCAGGGCGAGCTTCGCGAGGCCATCGCGACCGGAGCGACGACCGAGACGCCCCTCCCCGCCGAGGCCGATCCTCGCGCGAACCGCGTCCTCAGGCCGCCGACGGGCCCCGACCGCCCGCTGCCGACGGCCGCCGCCTCGATCGGCCTGGGTCCGCTCGATCGCGCCGGGATCTGGAAAGTGGTCCGAATCACCCCGCCGCCGGAATCGAAGGGCGACGCCAAGGCCGCCCCGACCGAACAGACACTCCTGGAGATCGCCTGCAACGTGGGCGACCGGCGCGAGACCGACCTCCGCCCGCCCGAAGGTTTGGAGGCCCGCCCCGAGCCAGCCCTCGCCGGCCTCTTCAGCCGACCGCTGTGGTTCTACCTCGTGGCCTGCGCCTGGGGTTTGACCTCCTGGGAATGGTTCCTCCATCAACGAAGGTGGATCGACTGATGAACTGGCCGTCGATCCAATTCGAGCTGACGCGGCCGTGGTGGCTCCTGGGCCTGCTGGCGTTGCCGGCGATCGCCTGGTACTACCATCGGAGTCTGGTCGACCTGGCCCGATGGCAACGACAGATCTCGCTCGGCGTGCGGGCCGTCGTGGTCGGGCTGCTGGTGCTGGCGATGGCCGGCCTGACGCTCCTTCGACCCACGCGCGAGCAATTCGTCGTCTTCGCCGTGGACCAGAGCATGAGCCTGGGGGACGACGCGCGCAAGGCGGCCGACGACTACGTCGCCAGGGCGGTCGCCGCCGCCGGAACCAACCGATGCGCCGTGCTTCCGTTCGCCGCCGTTCCGGGGAGGCTTCGCACGGGAGAGGACGCGAAGCGGCCCGCGTCGTCGCCCGAGGCGGCCCCCGCCGCCGCGATCGACCGCATGGGCACCGACCTGGCCGCTGCGCTGGAAGTCGCATCCGCCGCCGCGCCCCCGTTCTACGTCCCCAGAATCGTCCTGATTTCCGACGGCAACGCGACCTCCGGCGACGCCCTCCGCGCCGCAGCCGGGCTGCGAGGGTCGGTGGAGGTCTCAACCGTCCCGCTTCCCGTCCGCGACGACCCCGAGGTCCAGGTTTCCTCCGTCAACGTCCCGGCGCAGGTGCAGCAGGGCGAGGGCTTTCGGATCGAGCTGGTCATCGACAGCAACCACGACGACGACCAGGGCCGCGTCGAGGTCTACCGAGGCGACGTCAAGGCGGCCGACCAGCCGGTGAAGCTCAAGAAGGGCGAGAACCGCCTGTCGCTCTCGCAGACGATCGAGCAGGGGGGGATGACGCCGATCACCGCCCGGATCGTCGGCGCTCGCGACACCCTGCTCGACAACAACAGCGACTTCGGCCTGGTCTTCACCTCCGGCAAGCCGCGCATCCTGCTGGCGGAGAGCGACCCCGACCAGGCCAAACAACTCGCCTGGGCTCTTGAGGAGCAAGACCTCCAGGTCGACGTCCGGCCCGCCCGAGGCGTCCCCGAGACGCTGGCCGAGTTGCAGAACTACGACCTCGTGATCCTCTCGAACGTCCCAGCCACGGCGTTGACGGCCAAACAGATGCAGGCGACGCGGTCGTACGTTCAGGACCTCGGCGGCGGGCTCATCATGCTAGGCGGCGATCAATCGTTCGGCCTGGGCGGCTACTACAAGACGACCCTCGAGGAAATACTCCCGGTCCGCAGCGACTTCGAGAAGGAGAAGGAAAAGCCCAGCCTGGCGATGATGCTGGTCATCGACAAATCGGGCTCGATGGGGGGCGAGAAGATCGAGATGGCCAAGGAGGCCGCGCGAGCCGCCGTGGAATTGCTCGGCCCCAGCGACCAGATCGGCGTCCTCGCCTTCGAGGGGGACAACTTCTGGGTTTCCGAACTGCACCCGTGCAGCGACAAGGGCTACGTCCTGGACCGGATCGCGGCGCTGGAGGCCGGGGGCGGCACGAACATGGCCCCGGCCATGGAGGAATCCTTCGAGACGCTCCGCGGCGCGGTGGCGAAGCTCAAGCACGTCATCATCCTGACCGACGGCGTCTCCTCGCCGGGCGACTTCCGGGGGATCGCTGAGGCCATGTCCGCGGAGCGGATCACGGTTTCCACCGTCGCGATGGGGGCCGACGCCGATCAGGCGCTTCTTGAGGAGATCGCCCAGGTAGGCTCCGGCCGCTACTACGTCGCCGACGACCCGGGTCAGGTCCCCCAGATCTTCGCCAAGGAGACCGTCACCGCCAGCAAGTCGGCGATCAACGAGCAGCCCTTCACCCCCACCGTCGTCCGGCCGTCGCAGGTGCTGGCGGACGTCGGCCTGGATTCGGCGCCGTTCCTTCTCGGATATGTCATCACCCGGCCCAAGCCAACCTCCGAGGTGATCCTGGCGACCGAGAACGGCGACCCGCTCCTCTCGTGGTGGCGCTACGGCCTGGGGATGAGCGTGGCGTTCACGTCCGACGCCAAGTCGCGATGGGGGGCCGAGTGGCTCTCGTGGCCGCAGTTCGGCCAGTTCTGGGCCCAGATCGCCCGCCACGCCCTGCGCAAGGCGGAGGCTAAGGGGACCGTCGTCCAGGTCGAACGCAGGGGAAAGAAGACGCTCGTCTCGCTGGACGCGATCGAGCCGTCAAGCAAGTTTCTCAACCGGGCCGAGACCGAACTGACCCTGATCGACCCGTCCCTGGGGACGAAGGCGATCGAGATGGCCCAGACCGCTCCCGGCCGTTACCAGGCGGAGTTCGACGCCGCCCGCGCCGGGGCCTATCAATTGCAGTTCAGCCAGTCGAAGGAGGGCCAGGCGATCGGCCGCCAGTCGCGCGGGCTGGCCGTCGGCTATCCCGATGAGCTTCGCCTCCGGCCGGCGAACTCCGAACTGCTGCGGACGATCGCCGAGACGACCTCGGGCCGGCACGACCTGAAGGCCGAGCACGTCTTCGACCCATCGCCGCGCACGGTCCCGCGGACC
This genomic interval carries:
- a CDS encoding AAA family ATPase; this encodes MTSDPEAIKEQLDRFRADFDALRAEIGKVIVGNREIVDGVLLALIAGGHVLLEGVPGLGKTLLVRTLSDALHLKFQRIQFTPDLMPADLIGTNVVLENPEGGRRFEFQPGPVFSNLVLADEINRATPKTQSALLEAMQERSVTIGGKTHDLGRPFFVLATQNPLEMEGTYPLPEAQLDRFFFKLLVKFPSADELESIIDRTTEAAEPRAQPIFDGHRIGELSKLARQIPIADELKKHAVSIILATHPEDERATDMVRRYVRYGSSPRGAQSVILAAKIRAILDHRYHVAREDLHEVVRPALRHRLILNFEGQAENVQPDEVLADVLEKLEAPALVG
- a CDS encoding DUF58 domain-containing protein produces the protein MPPTTAGSRTPLFDADFIQKLEYLSLVSRRVFRGRLLAQRRTTQLGGGVEFADHREYAPGDDFRHLDWNLFARHDELLLKRFQEEEDLHVYILLDCSRSMAFGDPSKFDYARRVAAALAYIALAELDRAAVSAFAGGIFNDFPLTRGKARILSLLQFLERLPVQDGPTDLARAARDFTIRTQRRGLVIVVSDLFDPAGFERGLDVLRHSRYEPHVVQIYDRREADPDLKGDLELFDVETQTVEKVTVTERNLKQYRAIFAEFLESVQRYCKTYGIGGTCTPTQVPFDDLILKMMRQTGAVV
- a CDS encoding vWA domain-containing protein, with product MNLVNPTGLWLAALAAPIIGLYILKIRLRRAPVSTIQFWRRIYEEKKPRSIWQRLRHWISLALQLAFLALLTVALADPIFRWQQGQGRRRVLVLDDSASMNAADVAPSRFEAARAECRRIVDGMRLGDETAVIAVGTPPRVLCGMTDHQRTLRDAIDAATPTDGPTRVSDAVALARRLLADGPAAGRGVVVVSDGGFDGAAELSKSNDVEMIAVGGKASNIGITRLQARRSLLDPIGYEILVEVLNASDDPAECRLELDLDDQPVDVVPLKLKPGERVTQIFEKASADGGLLRAKVDHGGALAADDSAVALLPKRSRRKVRLETAGDLFLEKVFEAMPLVDLEVVKDPAAKPSPGAPPALTVFDGRTPEVLPPGPILVISPESSSALWKVADKIQDPVVAKQDGDSPLMTHIRLDRILMPEARKLVLEASAKPKVLAETATGDPLYAVLDRPEGKVVVLTVDLDKSDLPLQTAFPIMTTNLLSWLSGSQGELREAIATGATTETPLPAEADPRANRVLRPPTGPDRPLPTAAASIGLGPLDRAGIWKVVRITPPPESKGDAKAAPTEQTLLEIACNVGDRRETDLRPPEGLEARPEPALAGLFSRPLWFYLVACAWGLTSWEWFLHQRRWID
- a CDS encoding VWA domain-containing protein, whose translation is MNWPSIQFELTRPWWLLGLLALPAIAWYYHRSLVDLARWQRQISLGVRAVVVGLLVLAMAGLTLLRPTREQFVVFAVDQSMSLGDDARKAADDYVARAVAAAGTNRCAVLPFAAVPGRLRTGEDAKRPASSPEAAPAAAIDRMGTDLAAALEVASAAAPPFYVPRIVLISDGNATSGDALRAAAGLRGSVEVSTVPLPVRDDPEVQVSSVNVPAQVQQGEGFRIELVIDSNHDDDQGRVEVYRGDVKAADQPVKLKKGENRLSLSQTIEQGGMTPITARIVGARDTLLDNNSDFGLVFTSGKPRILLAESDPDQAKQLAWALEEQDLQVDVRPARGVPETLAELQNYDLVILSNVPATALTAKQMQATRSYVQDLGGGLIMLGGDQSFGLGGYYKTTLEEILPVRSDFEKEKEKPSLAMMLVIDKSGSMGGEKIEMAKEAARAAVELLGPSDQIGVLAFEGDNFWVSELHPCSDKGYVLDRIAALEAGGGTNMAPAMEESFETLRGAVAKLKHVIILTDGVSSPGDFRGIAEAMSAERITVSTVAMGADADQALLEEIAQVGSGRYYVADDPGQVPQIFAKETVTASKSAINEQPFTPTVVRPSQVLADVGLDSAPFLLGYVITRPKPTSEVILATENGDPLLSWWRYGLGMSVAFTSDAKSRWGAEWLSWPQFGQFWAQIARHALRKAEAKGTVVQVERRGKKTLVSLDAIEPSSKFLNRAETELTLIDPSLGTKAIEMAQTAPGRYQAEFDAARAGAYQLQFSQSKEGQAIGRQSRGLAVGYPDELRLRPANSELLRTIAETTSGRHDLKAEHVFDPSPRTVPRTTPLWPYLVGLAGLLFVLDVALRRIDLSLLPILRRRFPLSTEPV